The Coffea arabica cultivar ET-39 chromosome 8e, Coffea Arabica ET-39 HiFi, whole genome shotgun sequence genome window below encodes:
- the LOC113703868 gene encoding geraniol 8-hydroxylase: MELYILLFCIPLFLIILKPFLHASSAPKNTPPGPKGLPIIGSLLELGSRPNQSLAALAKIHGPIMTLKLGSITAIVASSPEAAKEILQKQEQIFSDRSVPDVITAQPNPQATLAWVPGDQRWRNRRRICSTQMFTTQRLDSLQHLRHKKVEELVLHFKKHSARGAPVDIGRAAFATTLNLMSNTIFSIDMVDPEFETAQEFKDLVWRIMEDAGKPNLSDYFPLIKMFDLQGVKRHIRPSYLRLHQIFDEVIAKRLEARKLGESRKDDFLDVLLDQCEEEGSGFNRETIKPLILDLFIAGSDTSAITTEWAMAELLRKPEAMEKAREEIIQKIGFERSVKESDIDLLPYLQSVVKETMRLHPAAPLLLPYKAKKDTQIFGFTIPENSQVLVNAWAIARDPNYWKNPISFMPERFLGSDSGYKGKDFEYIPFGAGRRICPGMPLAIRMVNLMLASIIQAFKWKLPEGPTQEKLDMEEEFGVTLRKAVPLCAIPTFQENLKF, translated from the exons ATGGAGCTATACATTCTTCTTTTCTGCATACCTCTCTTTCTAATCATCCTCAAACCATTTCTACATGCTTCCTCAGCCCCAAAGAACACCCCACCAGGTCCAAAAGGGCTTCCCATAATTGGTTCCCTTCTTGAACTCGGATCTCGACCAAACCAATCACTAGCTGCCTTAGCCAAAATTCATGGCCCAATCATGACTCTGAAACTTGGTTCCATCACGGCCATAGTAGCTTCTTCACCTGAAGCAGCCAAAGAAATCCTCCAGAAACAAGAACAAATCTTCTCTGACCGATCTGTCCCTGATGTGATCACCGCACAGCCTAACCCTCAAGCCACTCTAGCATGGGTCCCTGGCGACCAGCGGTGGCGCAACCGCAGACGTATATGCAGCACGCAAATGTTCACCACCCAAAGATTAGACTCCCTTCAACACCTGAGGCACAAAAAAGTTGAAGAACTTGTGCTGCACTTCAAGAAACATTCTGCACGGGGTGCACCGGTTGATATAGGTCGTGCTGCCTTTGCCACCACGCTTAACTTGATGTCGAACACAATTTTTTCCATTGACATGGTGGATCCAGAGTTTGAAACTGCTCAGGAGTTTAAGGACTTAGTTTGGAGGATCATGGAGGATGCAGGAAAGCCGAATCTGTCGGATTATTTTCCACTGATAAAGATGTTTGATCTTCAAGGAGTGAAACGTCATATTAGGCCTTCTTATCTAAGATTGCATCAAATATTTGATGAAGTCATTGCGAAAAGATTGGAGGCTAGGAAGCTGGGGGAGAGCAGGAAAGATGATTTCTTGGATGTGCTTCTTGATCAGTGCGAAGAAGAGGGGTCTGGATTTAATCGTGAAACTATCAAGCCATTGATTCTG GACTTGTTTATTGCTGGAAGTGACACATCTGCAATAACTACTGAATGGGCAATGGCCGAACTGCTGCGAAAACCTGAAGCCATGGAAAAAGCAAGAGAagaaataatccaaaaaattgGTTTTGAAAGATCAGTGAAGGAATCAGACATTGATTTACTTCCATATCTACAATCTGTTGTGAAAGAGACCATGAGACTCCATCCTGCTGCTCCTCTACTATTACCATACAAAGCTAAGAAGGATACTCAAATTTTTGGCTTCACCATACCTGAAAACAGCCAAGTTTTAGTCAACGCATGGGCGATTGCTAGAGATCCAAATTACTGGAAAAATCCCATATCTTTTATGCCTGAGAGATTTTTAGGGTCTGACTCTGGTTACAAAGGGAAGGATTTTGAATACATACCATTTGGGGCTGGAAGAAGAATTTGCCCAGGAATGCCATTGGCTATTAGGATGGTCAATTTGATGTTGGCTTCCATTATTCAAGCATTTAAGTGGAAACTACCGGAAGGGCCAACTCAAGAGAAGCTGGACATGGAAGAGGAATTTGGTGTCACCTTGAGGAAAGCTGTTCCACTTTGTGCAATCCCTACTTTTCaagaaaatctcaaattttag
- the LOC113704424 gene encoding geraniol 8-hydroxylase-like, translating to MELHILLFCISLFLFIMKPFFHGSSSRKTPPGPKGLPIIGSLLELGPRPNQSLAALAKIHGPIMTLKLGSITTIVASSPEAAKEILQKQEQVFSDRTVPCVVTAQPYHKTSLAWAPGDQRWRSYRRICATQMFTNQRLDLLQPLRHKKVEDLMLYFKKHSDSTAPVDIGRASFATALNVISSTMFSIDIVDLDSENAQEFKDLILGITHNAGKPNLSDYFPLIKPLDLQGVKQNIRPFYQRLNEIFDDLIFKRLEARKSGESRKDDFLDVLLDQCEEEGSGFNHETIKSLSTDFFIAGSDTNAISVEWAMAELLRKPEAMQKARDEIIQKIGFKRLVQDSDIDQLPYLQAVVKETMRLHPPTPLLIPYKANKDTQVFGFNVPKDSQVLVNAWAIGRDPSYWENPASFSPERFLGSCLDFKGRDFEYIPFGAGRRICPGIPLAIRMVSLMLASCIQAFRWRLPEGIAPEKLDMEEQFGLTLRKAVPLCVIPILEEKQKF from the exons ATGGAGCTACACATCCTTCTTTTCTGTATCTCTCTTTTCCTATTCATTATGAAACCATTTTTCCACGGTTCTTCATCCAGGAAAACCCCACCAGGACCTAAAGGCCTTCCCATAATTGGTTCGCTTCTTGAGCTTGGACCTCGACCAAACCAATCACTAGCTGCCTTAGCCAAAATTCATGGCCCAATCATGACTCTGAAACTCGGTTCCATCACAACCATTGTAGCTTCTTCACCTGAAGCAGCCAAAGAAATCCTCCAAAAACAAGAACAAGTTTTCTCAGACAGAACTGTCCCTTGTGTGGTCACCGCTCAGCCTTACCATAAAACGTCTCTAGCATGGGCCCCCGGCGACCAGCGGTGGCGCAGTTACAGACGTATATGCGCCACTCAAATGTTCACCAACCAAAGATTAGACTTGCTTCAGCCTTTGAGGCACAAAAAAGTTGAAGATCTCATGTTGTACTTCAAAAAACATTCTGACTCGACAGCTCCAGTTGACATAGGTCGGGCTTCTTTTGCAACCGCGCTTAATGTAATATCCAGCACAATGTTTTCCATTGACATAGTGGATTTAGACTCTGAGAATGCTCAGGAGTTTAAGGATTTGATTCTGGGGATCACGCATAATGCTGGGAAGCCAAATTTGTCGGATTATTTTCCACTGATAAAACCGCTTGACTTGCAAGGAGTGAAACAAAATATTAGACCTTTTTATCAAAGGTTGAATGAAATATTTGATGACCTAATCTTCAAGAGATTGGAGGCCCGAAAATCTGGGGAGAGTAGAAAAGATGATTTCTTGGATGTGCTTCTTGATCAGTGCGAAGAAGAGGGGTCTGGATTTAATCATGAAACTATCAAGTCATTGAGTACA GACTTTTTTATTGCTGGAAGTGACACAAATGCAATATCAGTAGAATGGGCAATGGCTGAACTTCTTCGCAAACCTGAAGCCATGCAAAAAGCAAGAGatgaaataattcaaaaaattgGTTTTAAAAGGTTAGTTCAGGATTCAGACATTGATCAACTTCCATATCTTCAAGCTGTGGTGAAAGAGACCATGAGACTCCATCCCCCTACTCCTCTGTTAATACCGTACAAAGCTAACAAGGATACTCAAGTATTTGGCTTCAACGTACCTAAAGACAGCCAAGTTCTAGTGAATGCATGGGCCATTGGAAGAGATCCGAGTTATTGGGAAAATCCCGCTTCATTTTCTCCTGAGAGATTTTTAGGGTCCTGTTTGGATTTTAAAGGGAGGGATTTCGAGTACATACCATTTGGTGCTGGCAGAAGAATTTGTCCTGGAATTCCACTGGCTATCAGGATGGTTAGTCTGATGTTGGCTTCGTGTATTCAAGCATTTAGGTGGAGATTGCCTGAAGGAATAGCTCCAGAGAAATTGGACATGGAAGAGCAGTTTGGTTTAACCTTGAGAAAAGCCGTTCCACTTTGCGTTATCCCCATActtgaagaaaaacaaaaattttag